In one window of Juglans regia cultivar Chandler chromosome 3, Walnut 2.0, whole genome shotgun sequence DNA:
- the LOC109012682 gene encoding uncharacterized protein LOC109012682 encodes MARQYRQNPSAFPFSIILVVVFLSCGLFVHNIGAETREYVSAVGDPGMRRDGLRLAIESWNQCNEVGEEVPHMGSPRAADCFDLYKASPPPATENNCSLCKSMPYMLVHRVTDNDNKLGVGDPFLGIQPKALSDVDLYAAAKELYLGSKCQVEDTPNPWQFWMIMLKSGNMDTFAGKCPKNGHKVGSFGPDKMFPCFGKGCMNQPMIHHDYTTLQGPDRTTLRGRFYGSWDLNANLSTDLVGNISYYSVTWEKELGEGSWVFHHLLRTSTKYPWLMLYFRSDATFGFSGGYHYATRGMTKIIPESPNFRVRFTLNVIKGGGPSSQFYLMDIGSCWKNNGQPCDGDVTSDVTRYSEMIINPSTRASCQPGNLNVCPPYHTFSNGTRIHRNETDRFPYAAYHLYCSPGNAEQLEAPYSLCDPYSNPQPQEILQILPHPVWGDYGYPTKQGDGWIGNPRTWDLDVGRLSQSLYFYQDPGTPPARRQWMSVDLGTEIFKDPDQVAEWTVTDFDILIPKQ; translated from the exons ATGGCTAGGCAGTACAGGCAAAATCCAAGTGCTTTTCCATTTTCTATTATTCTGGTTGTGGTTTTTCTCTCCTGCGGTTTGTTTGTGCATAATATTGGTGCTGAAACTCGAGAGTATGTATCGGCAGTGGGTGATCCGGGAATGAGAAGGGATGGCCTGCGGTTGGCGATAGAGTCATGGAATCAATGCAACGAGGTTGGTGAAGAAGTTCCTCACATGGGCAGCCCGAGAGCTGCCGATTGCTTTGACTTATACAAGGCTTCTCCACCGCCGGCAACAG AGAACAACTGCTCCTTGTGCAAGTCCATGCCTTATATGTTGGTCCACAGAGTCACGGACAATGACAACAAGCTAGGGGTAGGAGACCCATTCCTTGGGATCCAACCAAAGGCCCTTTCCGATGTAGACCTTTACGCTGCTGCGAAAGAACTCTATCTGGGATCGAAATGTCAGGTTGAAGACACCCCAAATCCATGGCAATTTTGGATGATCATGCTCAAGAGTGGGAACATGGACACTTTTGCTGGAAAATGCCCTAAAAATGGCCATAAAGTTGGATCTTTCGGCCCTGACAAAATGTTTCCTTGCTTTGGAAAAGGGTGCATGAACCAACCAATGATTCATCATGACTATACCACATTGCAAGGGCCTGATAGGACTACTCTTAGGGGGAGGTTTTATGGGTCATGGGACTTGAATGCTAATTTGAGCACTGATTTAGTGGGGAACATATCTTATTATTCAGTAACTTGGGAAAAGGAACTTGGTGAGGGAAGTTGGGTTTTTCATCATCTCTTGAGGACTTCAACAAAATATCCTTGGTTAATGCTTTACTTCAGATCCGATGCCACCTTTGGATTCTCTGGTGGATACCATTACGCAACCCGAGGAATGACCAAGATT ATCCCAGAGTCACCAAATTTTAGAGTGAGATTCACCTTGAATGTGATCAAAGGTGGTGGTCCTAGCAGCCAGTTCTATCTAATGGACATTGGAAGTTGTTGGAAGAACAATGGCCAGCCTTGTGATGGCGATGTGACTTCAGATGTCACACGATACAGTGAAATGATCATAAATCCAAGCACAAGAGCATCGTGCCAGCCAGGAAACCTCAATGTCTGCCCACCTTACCACACTTTCTCCAATGGGACACGCATTCATCGTAATGAAACTGATCGCTTCCCTTATGCAGCTTATCACTTGTATTGCTCCCCAGGAAATGCAGAGCAGCTTGAGGCACCTTATAGTTTGTGTGATCCATATAGCAATCCTCAACCTCAAGAGATATTGCAGATTTTGCCACACCCAGTTTGGGGTGACTATGGGTACCCTACTAAGCAAGGAGATGGTTGGATTGGGAATCCAAGGACATGGGATCTTGATGTTGGAAGGTTGTCTCAATCACTCTACTTTTACCAG GATCCAGGTACTCCACCAGCAAGAAGGCAATGGATGTCTGTTGATTTGGGAACTGAAATATTTAAAGACCCTGACCAAGTTGCTGAATGGACTGTTACTGACTTTGATATCCTTATACCTAAGCAATGA
- the LOC109012680 gene encoding heat stress transcription factor A-4a-like — protein sequence MDDALSGSNSLPPFLAKTYEMVDDPSTDLVVSWSQSNKSFVVWNPPDFARDLLPRFFKHNNFSSFIRQLNTYGFRKVDPDQWEFANDDFVRGEPHLLKNIHRRKPVHSHSMQNLQGQGSASPLSEPERQSLNEEIERLKRERERLLLELRRHDEERRGFELQIQLSKERLRQVEQRQQNLMSSVAGFLRKPGLALNFVTQLENHERKRRLPRASCFYDGASVEENEMETSQSVLRESGPSTSDSTSNMEPFEHLESLLLFWENIVHDIGQTSNKLNSKGELDESLSYDESPAISCLQLNVDRRPKSPRIDMNSEPATAAAPESVDPVASEGQAAGNAATMPTGVNDVFWEQFLTENPGSTDAKEIRSERNELMAERMKPNLAIVANFSGR from the exons ATGGATGATGCTTTGTCTGGTTCGAATTCGCTGCCTCCGTTCCTTGCAAAAACGTACGAGATGGTGGATGATCCCTCCACTGATTTAGTGGTGTCGTGGAGCCAGAGTAATAAGAGCTTTGTCGTGTGGAATCCGCCTGATTTTGCGAGGGATCTGCTGCCGAGGTTCTTTAAGCACAACAACTTCTCCAGCTTCATTAGACAGCTGAATACATAT GGTTTTAGGAAGGTTGATCCGGACCAATGGGAATTTGCGAATGACGATTTTGTAAGAGGTGAGCCACAccttttaaaaaacatacacaGACGAAAACCAGTCCATAGCCATTCAATGCAGAATCTGCAAGGACAAGGAAGTGCGTCTCCTTTAAGCGAACCGGAAAGACAGAGCTTGAACGAGGAGATTGAGAGGCTTAAACGCGAGAGAGAACGGCTTCTTTTGGAGTTACGGAGGCACGATGAGGAACGGCGTGGATTTGAGCTGCAAATCCAGCTATCGAAGGAGCGTTTGCGGCAAGTAGAGCAGCGGCAGCAAAATTTGATGTCATCTGTGGCTGGATTCTTGCGGAAACCAGGACTTGCCTTGAATTTCGTGACACAATTGGAAAATcacgagagaaagagaagattgCCAAGAGCAAGTTGCTTCTATGATGGAGCCAGCGTTGAAGAGAATGAGATGGAGACTTCCCAAAGCGTCCTTAGAGAAAGTGGGCCGAGTACTTCTGATTCGACATCGAACATGGAGCCGTTTGAGCACTTAGAGTCATTGCTGTTATTTTGGGAGAATATCGTGCATGATATTGGTCAAACTTCCAATAAACTTAATTCGAAAGGGGAATTGGATGAATCTCTAAGTTATGATGAGAGCCCGGCTATATCTTGCTTACAGCTTAATGTTGACCGTCGGCCTAAATCTCCTAGAATTGACATGAACTCTGAACCTGCTACAGCTGCTGCTCCAGAGTCCGTTGACCCTGTTGCCTCTGAAGGACAAGCAGCTGGGAATGCTGCTACCATGCCCACTGGGGTCAATGATGTTTTCTGGGAACAGTTTTTGACTGAGAATCCTGGCTCAACCGATGCAAAGGAAATTCGGTCAGAGAGAAATGAATTGATGGCAGAAAGAATGAAACCAAACCTGGCAATCGTGGCAAATTTTAGTGGACGATAA
- the LOC109012679 gene encoding transcription repressor OFP5 has translation MGCGRKKPPPSSSSSSSQPIFPMSWLSRFKHISISSKPKPGKVNPKGLQNSPLMCSVPQCAQDNAGRFYGGDDVDDDTAAFWRFSFGEENGKKKNNRGILKSDWYESDDELDISSSSCRNCRLNNGAEVKGREEAKKLNEMVLGLRRVKALPKDVELSLEMDALYGEKRMECRTPRRIEKGWKLRKTNRQAIMEEKVLELERGSHEAEWKLTNSIEKDALKRKPARTIWRNKRDRYKVVDSSSTKHSPGFSLNCQNSRLRTTAEDGVFATHKLEETEMLPAENLGSERQKLKEMKIKEIKSKSDKEGKSLHVSKDSQRRRRRTKQYSKVRLYSPRTPSKVEICKIKPLEDIRKSKLKMKAKAKERTAEEVTGLESFAMVKCSFDPQQDFRDSMLEMIMEKRMSRPEELEELLANYLTLNSDEYHDLIIKVFRQVWFDVNQVCFSNELESEDCCND, from the coding sequence ATGGGGTGTGGAAGAAAGAAACCTCCTCCTTCTTCATCGTCTTCCTCTTCTCAGCCTATCTTCCCCATGTCATGGCTTTCCAGGTTCAAGCACATCTCCATCAGCTCAAAACCGAAACCCGGAAAAGTGAACCCGAAAGGTTTGCAGAATTCTCCTTTGATGTGTTCAGTACCGCAGTGTGCTCAGGATAATGCTGGTCGGTTTTATGGTGGggatgatgttgatgatgataCTGCTGCTTTTTGGAGATTTTCTTTTGGTGAAGAgaatgggaagaagaagaataatagAGGGATCTTGAAATCAGATTGGTATGAATCCGATGATGAGCTTGATATTTCGTCTTCGAGTTGCAGGAACTGTAGATTAAATAATGGTGCTGAAGTGAAGGGAAGAGAAGAGGCTAAGAAGCTGAATGAGATGGTCCTGGGTTTAAGGAGAGTGAAAGCACTGCCCAAAGACGTGGAGCTTTCACTTGAAATGGATGCACTTTATGGAGAAAAGAGAATGGAATGCAGAACACCAAGGAGGATTGAGAAAGGTTGGAAATTAAGGAAAACAAATCGGCAGGCGATCATGGAAGAGAAGGTGTTGGAATTGGAAAGAGGATCACATGAAGCAGAATGGAAGTTAACAAATTCAATAGAGAAAGATGCATTGAAAAGGAAACCTGCAAGAacaatttggagaaataagagGGATAGGTACAAAGTAGTAGATTCTAGCTCCACGAAACATTCTCCTGGGTTTTCCTTGAATTGTCAGAATTCTCGCCTAAGAACTACTGCAGAAGATGGGGTTTTTGCTACTCATAAATTGGAGGAAACTGAGATGCTCCCGGCGGAAAATTTAGGTTCTGAGCGGCagaaattgaaagaaatgaaaattaaagagataaaGTCAAAGAGTGACAAAGAGGGGAAATCTCTCCATGTAAGCAAGGACtcacagagaagaagaagaagaacaaagcaGTATTCCAAAGTCAGACTTTATTCTCCAAGAACGCCTTCTAAGGTtgaaatatgcaaaataaaacCGCTAGAAGACATCAGGAAATCAAAACTGAAGATGAAAGCTAAGGCAAAGGAGAGAACTGCAGAGGAAGTAACAGGGTTGGAGAGCTTCGCTATGGTGAAATGCTCATTCGATCCACAGCAGGACTTCAGAGATTCAATGCTTGAGATGATTATGGAGAAAAGGATGAGCCGGCCAGAAGAGCTTGAAGAACTCTTGGCTAATTACCTGACATTGAATTCTGATGAATACCATGATCTCATCATCAAGGTGTTTCGGCAAGTATGGTTCGACGTGAACCAGGTCTGTTTTAGTAATGAATTAGAAAGTGAAGATTGTTGCAATGATTAA